In Sphingobacterium zeae, one genomic interval encodes:
- a CDS encoding SusC/RagA family TonB-linked outer membrane protein: MNRKSIAMLAATVLVSSAVYAQTVLKGKVVDQDGKPIPGVTLKLKDGTATQTGQNGEFTINYKQAGTLSVSAIGYGRKEVNLTNQSTIQVTLTTDERNLDEVVVTAMGITREKKSLGYATQELKAEVLTDAGANSLTGALAGKAAGVQVNQFGGAIGSSARISIRGNSSLQADQQPLIVVDGVPITNNTQRSGDNTYSGVDYGSGLNDINPDDIESINILKGGAAALYGMRAGTGVIMITTKSGKRAENGVQISYDGNFSIDRAANLPKYQNLYGQGSRGDEYSYKINGAGMSYQDYVLKKSFSYVDGTGSFGTNDNIDESWGARLDIGLKVPQFNSPVNNGVREATDWISHKNNVKDFFQTGFSQNHNVSLLSKTDRSSTRASISFRDQRGTVPNTDQKKYTAQINNNYKISDKVSYDIMSNFTRTESNNLVTQGYDGANPMNGLIWFGRQVDMQDLKNNWDQVDEQGNYTYYNWNSVYHMNPYFTMNKSQNALKMNRIFGKTSLYYQPFDFLKFEGRVGLDYYNTNIFETTYFNYDNKNGKFNQIKNSNSEFNADFIANFNKQFGDLSLTGILGANYRDYQYETNTLGAKGLNVLGVYTITNKIGDAYTVMDHSKGRSNSVYAQASLGWRDELYLDLTARNDWSSTLTKSFFYPSASLSWLPTASFEGLKSDYLNFWKLRLNVVKVGNATRPYQNGNYYYAQTDSYNNLAQMYKSMTYAIEGLEPEAITSYEIGTELGLFKDRLHLDFTYYNKTNKNQLLQVSTSNVVGFSSIFLNAGEIKSKGVELQLRGDILKGGDGLNWTTTVNFSKDNNLVVELYPQLDLKDYRLGWTWGISNMASVGKPWGTLVGSGFDRVEDGPMKGAIKIGKEGTIANSLDAQDIGNVVPDFLASMRNDFTIKDFRFGFMLDFRKGGDIWSQTMAHGYNTGIASITAADGIRERAILAGRDVMKNERFAMSDGNNGWIENTIETNAQDWYENNSIAETFVFDGSFLKLREAYISYNLPKTLYSRIKGIKRASVSVTGTNLALLWVHKSNTMRLDPEGGGVSSDSRGVGFEQAGVPNSRSIGLKLGFTF; the protein is encoded by the coding sequence AACTACAAGCAGGCAGGGACTTTAAGCGTTTCGGCTATCGGTTATGGTCGTAAGGAAGTGAATTTAACCAATCAGAGTACAATTCAGGTTACATTAACGACCGATGAGCGCAATTTGGACGAAGTTGTGGTCACTGCGATGGGAATTACCCGGGAAAAAAAATCTTTGGGATATGCCACTCAGGAATTGAAAGCTGAAGTTTTGACTGACGCGGGAGCAAACAGTTTAACGGGAGCTTTGGCGGGTAAGGCTGCTGGTGTACAAGTAAACCAATTTGGTGGAGCAATAGGATCCTCAGCTCGTATTTCTATTCGGGGAAACTCTTCTCTGCAGGCAGATCAGCAGCCGTTAATTGTTGTCGATGGAGTACCAATTACCAATAATACGCAACGTTCGGGTGATAATACCTACTCTGGGGTGGATTATGGTTCGGGATTAAATGATATTAATCCGGATGATATCGAAAGTATCAATATTCTGAAAGGTGGAGCTGCTGCACTTTATGGTATGCGTGCCGGTACAGGCGTTATTATGATTACAACGAAATCGGGAAAGCGGGCGGAGAATGGAGTACAAATATCCTATGATGGAAATTTTTCCATTGATCGAGCAGCTAATTTACCCAAATATCAAAATTTATATGGCCAAGGTTCAAGAGGGGATGAATACAGTTATAAAATTAATGGCGCTGGCATGTCGTATCAGGATTATGTATTGAAGAAATCATTTAGTTATGTTGATGGGACAGGAAGTTTTGGTACAAATGACAATATAGATGAATCCTGGGGGGCAAGATTGGATATCGGATTAAAGGTTCCTCAATTTAATAGTCCTGTCAATAATGGGGTGCGCGAAGCTACCGATTGGATTTCCCATAAAAATAACGTTAAGGATTTTTTCCAGACAGGTTTTTCCCAAAATCATAACGTTTCTTTACTTTCAAAAACAGATCGTTCATCCACGAGAGCTTCCATTTCTTTTCGTGATCAACGCGGAACAGTACCCAATACCGATCAAAAGAAATATACGGCACAAATAAATAATAATTATAAAATCAGTGATAAAGTTTCATATGATATTATGAGTAATTTCACACGTACTGAAAGTAATAACTTAGTCACCCAAGGTTATGACGGTGCCAATCCAATGAATGGCTTGATTTGGTTCGGCCGCCAGGTAGATATGCAAGACCTGAAAAATAATTGGGATCAGGTAGATGAGCAGGGCAACTATACCTATTACAATTGGAATTCCGTGTACCACATGAATCCTTACTTCACGATGAATAAATCGCAAAATGCTTTGAAGATGAATCGTATATTTGGGAAGACATCTTTGTACTATCAACCCTTTGATTTCTTAAAATTTGAAGGTCGAGTCGGCTTAGATTATTATAATACGAATATATTTGAAACTACCTATTTTAACTATGACAATAAAAACGGTAAATTCAATCAAATAAAAAATAGTAATTCTGAATTTAATGCCGATTTTATTGCAAACTTTAATAAACAATTTGGCGATTTAAGTTTGACGGGAATTTTAGGCGCCAACTATCGGGATTATCAATATGAAACCAACACCTTGGGTGCTAAGGGGCTAAATGTATTAGGGGTTTATACTATTACCAATAAAATTGGAGATGCTTATACGGTTATGGACCATTCCAAAGGCCGGTCAAATTCTGTTTATGCACAGGCTAGTTTAGGCTGGCGTGACGAATTATATCTGGATTTGACAGCGCGGAATGATTGGTCTTCAACCTTGACGAAATCATTCTTTTACCCTTCGGCGAGTTTAAGCTGGCTGCCAACAGCTAGTTTTGAAGGGTTAAAAAGTGACTATTTAAATTTCTGGAAATTGCGCCTAAATGTAGTTAAGGTTGGTAATGCAACGCGTCCGTATCAAAACGGAAATTACTACTATGCGCAGACAGATTCCTATAATAACTTAGCGCAGATGTATAAGAGCATGACGTATGCTATTGAGGGCTTAGAACCCGAAGCAATTACTTCATACGAAATCGGAACGGAGCTGGGCTTATTCAAAGATCGCTTACATCTTGATTTTACTTATTATAATAAAACAAATAAAAACCAACTACTTCAAGTATCGACATCCAATGTGGTGGGTTTTAGTTCGATATTCCTAAACGCTGGTGAAATTAAAAGCAAAGGTGTTGAATTGCAATTAAGAGGCGATATCCTAAAAGGTGGTGATGGTTTGAATTGGACAACAACAGTTAATTTTTCTAAAGACAATAATTTAGTTGTTGAACTATATCCACAATTGGATTTAAAAGATTATAGACTTGGCTGGACTTGGGGGATCTCCAATATGGCATCTGTTGGAAAACCATGGGGCACTTTAGTCGGATCTGGTTTTGATCGTGTCGAAGACGGACCAATGAAAGGAGCAATTAAAATTGGAAAGGAAGGAACAATTGCTAATTCTTTAGATGCTCAAGATATCGGTAACGTGGTACCTGATTTCTTGGCTTCGATGCGAAATGATTTTACCATCAAGGATTTTAGATTTGGCTTTATGCTTGATTTTCGAAAAGGTGGCGATATTTGGTCCCAAACAATGGCACATGGGTATAATACAGGGATAGCATCAATTACCGCAGCAGATGGAATTCGTGAACGTGCTATCTTGGCAGGTAGAGATGTAATGAAAAATGAACGCTTTGCTATGTCTGACGGAAATAATGGATGGATAGAAAACACCATTGAAACTAATGCACAAGACTGGTATGAAAATAATAGCATTGCAGAAACATTTGTTTTTGATGGTTCATTCTTAAAGTTGAGAGAAGCTTATATATCCTATAATTTGCCAAAAACTTTATACAGCAGAATAAAAGGGATAAAACGCGCAAGTGTTTCAGTTACTGGGACAAATTTAGCGCTTTTATGGGTGCACAAAAGCAATACGATGCGCTTGGATCCGGAAGGAGGTGGTGTATCAAGTGACTCAAGAGGGGTTGGTTTTGAACAAGCAGGCGTGCCAAATTCAAGAAGTATAGGCCTTAAACTGGGTTTTACATTTTAA